Proteins co-encoded in one Cercospora beticola chromosome 7, complete sequence genomic window:
- a CDS encoding uncharacterized protein (BUSCO:EOG09262D4G), whose translation MTSTSSNNPANGEKLDARSLKDELQDALPTGFHCKTRYLHSPPKPCDSLFSSLPGQNPEKTRLASHFLTVSADASALPQSGTGDVINFAIEVLVYTTRKLTTIFVSKVDSTAYVPRIRPSPVKTAVTTFLKWLAEKERRKRPNRKIVVSLFARAQSQYLFPGSSDDKGKHVLDDRQLIRWWARVLDPIIPIAKTDDANAEELPRYQGYLTVPGYAKTELKSFMPPSAAASKPRWLPGHPLIELGRTRGVPEHAPPRCLLPRFPDDPKARFISDLDDEIGVAQDSQLTASPSKVKSARWKSVMSLDQFWEQMEFRQECSSGRVVGFLWLVISPNKDEDDVFGSDNIAVMNADSQDSTVSVEAAPTSQPKNAAATSGSPKKRKRKPLTGVIVPRLPKIKSTQSNLLDMQAQLDAESGHGILVNADGYDKAMSTMLHLDFSTLEAAIWSTTKWTAEVQSIAGLNGDFAVDVVGTAQVEIAASATAANGAGVNDMSGMIRKKRKAEPASESQQPAVNVLGAGMVRKKPKPAS comes from the coding sequence atgacatcgacatcgagcaaTAACCCGGCCAATGGAGAGAAGCTAGATGCAAGATCACTTAAGGACGAGCTTCAAGACGCGCTACCCACAGGCTTCCATTGCAAAACCCGATACCTTCATTCTCCGCCCAAGCCTTGCGACTCGCTCTTCTCATCCTTACCAGGACAAAATCCAGAAAAGACCCGATTGGCCAGTCACTTCTTGACAGTCAGTGCCGATGCTAGTGCTTTACCTCAATCAGGCACTGGCGATGTCATCAATTTTGCGATTGAGGTTCTGGTCTATACTACGAGGAAACTCACCACTATATTCGTAAGCAAGGTCGACTCTACTGCTTATGTTCCCCGAATAAGGCCATCTCCTGTTAAGACTGCTGTGACAACGTTTTTGAAGTGgctggcggagaaggagaggcggAAGCGTCCGAATCGAAAGATTGTTGTTTCACTTTTTGCTCGAGCTCAATCACAATATCTGTTCCCGGGATCTTCTGACGACAAAGGCAAGCATGTTCTGGACGATCGGCAACTCATCAGATGGTGGGCTCGCGTTCTGGATCCGATTATACCAATCGCCAAAACAGACGATGCGAATGCTGAAGAACTGCCGCGCTATCAAGGCTATTTGACTGTGCCTGGATACGCAAAGACAGAGCTGAAATCGTTCATGCCGCCCAGTGCTGCTGCCTCGAAGCCAAGATGGCTACCCGGCCATCCTTTGATAGAGCTTGGTCGAACCCGTGGCGTGCCTGAACATGCACCGCCGCGATGTCTACTTCCTCGGTTCCCGGATGACCCAAAAGCAAGATTCATATCAGACCTTGACGATGAGATTGGTGTAGCTCAGGACTCACAACTCACCGCTAGTCCATCGAAAGTTAAGAGCGCTCGATGGAAATCAGTCATGAGTCTGGATCAGTTCTGGGAACAGATGGAGTTCCGACAGGAGTGCTCATCGGGTCGAGTGGTGGGGTTTCTCTGGCTGGTGATCTCGCCAAacaaggacgaggatgatgtgTTTGGCAGTGATAATATCGCTGTCATGAACGCAGACAGTCAAGACTCGACCGTTTCGGTGGAAGCCGCGCCCACAAGTCAGCCTAAGAACGCCGCGGCTACCAGTGGCAGCCCCAAGAAGCGGAAGCGCAAGCCCCTCACGGGTGTGATCGTGCCTCGTCTGCCAAAGATCAAATCAACTCAGTCAAACTTGCTCGACATGCAAGCACAGCTCGACGCCGAATCTGGTCATGGAATACTCGTCAACGCGGATGGCTACGACAAAGCGATGTCTACGATGCTGCACCTCGACTTCTCCACGCTTGAGGCTGCGATTTGGTCCACGACGAAGTGGACTGCGGAAGTGCAAAGCATCGCCGGGCTGAATGGGGATTTCGCCGTGGACGTCGTGGGCACGGCGCAAGTAGAAATTGCTGCGTCAGCCACAGCGGCGAATGGCGCGGGAGTGAACGACATGAGCGGCATGatcaggaagaagaggaaagccgAGCCAGCATCAGAATCACAGCAGCCTGCTGTCAATGTGCTTGGTGCTGGCATGGTTaggaagaagccaaagccggCAAGCTGA
- the HSP60 gene encoding chaperonin (BUSCO:EOG09261J0P), producing the protein MQRVLSSTPRAAARQARIRPGSLTQQRFAHKELKFGVEGRAALLTGVETLAKAVATTLGPKGRNVLIESSYGSPKITKDGVTVAKAIQLKDRFENLGAKLLQDVASKTNEVAGDGTTTATVLANAIFSETVKNVAAGCNPMDLRRGTQAAVEAVIEYLKANKRDITTSEEIKQVATISANGDTHIGGLLATAMEKVGKEGVITVKEGKTIEDELEVTEGMKFDRGFISPYFITDTKSQKVEFEKPLILLSEKKISAVQDIVPALEASQQQRRPLVIIAEDIDGEALAVCILNKLRGQLQVAAVKAPGFGDNRKSILGDIAVLTNGTVFTDELDIKLEKATPDLLGSTGSITITKEDTVILNGEGSKDMVANRCEQIRGVMADPTTSDYEKEKLQERLAKLSGGVAVIKVGGASEVEVGEKKDRMVDALNATRAAVEEGILPGGGTALLKAAANALSGVKPANFDQQLGVSIVKQAITRPARNIVENAGLEGSVVVGKLMDEFGKDFNKGFDSAKGEYTDMIAAGILDPFKVVRTGLSDASGVASLLGTTEVAIVEAPEEKGAAGGMPGGMGGMGGMGGGMF; encoded by the exons atgcAGCGCGTTCTCTCATCCACACCCCGAGCTGCGGCTCGTCAGGCGAGAATACGGCCCGGCTCATTGACGCAACAACGATTCGCACACAAGGAGCTCAAGTTCGGCGTCGAGGGCCGCGCTGCTCTGCTGACCGGTGTTGAGACTCTCGCCAAGGCTGTGGCGACGACATTGGGCCCCAAGGGCCGCAATGTGCTGATTGAGTCCAGCTACGGCTCACCCAAGATCACCAAGG ACGGTGTGACAGTAGCAAAGGCCATCCAGCTCAAGGACAGGTTCGAGAACTTGGGCGCCAAGCTGCTTCAGGATGTTGCCAGCAAGACCAACGAGGTCGCTGGTGAcggcaccaccaccgccactgTTCTCGCCAACGCCATCTTCTCCGAGACCGTAAAGAACGTCGCCGCCGGCTGCAACCCAATGGACCTTCGCCGTGGTACACAGGCCGCCGTCGAGGCCGTCATCGAATACCTCAAGGCCAACAAGCGCGATATCACCACATCAGAGGAGATCAAGCAGGTTGCAACCATCTCCGCCAACGGAGACACACACATCGGTGGTCTGCTCGCTACTGCCATGGAGAAGGTTGGAAAAGAGGGTGTCATCACTGTCAAGGAGGGCAAGACGATCGAGGACGAGCTTGAGGTTACCGAGGGTATGAAGTTCGACCGTGGTTTCATCTCGCCATACTTCATCACCGACACCAAGTCACAAAAGGTGGAATTCGAGAAGCCATTGATCCTTCTTTCCGAGAAGAAAATCTCGGCCGTTCAGGATATTGTGCCAGCTCTTGAAGcttcccagcagcagcgccgaCCTCTGGTCATCATCGCTGAGGACATTGATGGCGAGGCCCTTGCCGTGTGCATCTTGAACAAGCTCCGTGGCCAGCTTCaagtcgctgctgtcaaGGCTCCAGGCTTCGGTGACAACCGCAAGAGCATTCTCGGTGATATCGCGGTCTTGACCAACGGCACTGTTTTCACCGATGAGCTCGACATCAAGCTTGAGAAGGCCACCCCAGATCTTCTCGGTTCTACTGGATCTATCACCATCACTAAGGAGGACACTGTTATCTTGAACGGCGAGGGAAGCAAGGACATGGTTGCCAACCGCTGCGAGCAGATCCGTGGTGTCATGGCTGACCCAACGACCAGCGActacgagaaggagaagctccAGGAGCGTCTTGCCAAGCTTTCCGGTGGTGTCGCAGTCATCAAGGTCGGTGGTGCTTCTGAGGTTGAGGTCGGTGAGAAGAAGGACCGCATGGTCGATGCTCTCAACGCTACTCGTGCTGCCGTTGAGGAGGGTATTCTCCCAGGTGGTGGCACTGCTCTCCTCAAGGCCGCTGCCAACGCTCTCTCCGGCGTGAAGCCAGCCAACTTCGACCAGCAGCTCGGTGTCTCTATCGTCAAGCAGGCCATCACTCGTCCAGCTCGCAACATCGTTGAGAACGCTGGTCTCGAGGGCTCAGTCGTTGTTGGCAAGCTTATGGACGAATTCGGCAAGGACTTCAACAAGGGTTTCGACAGTGCCAAGGGCGAGTACACCGACATGATCGCCGCTGGCATCTTGGATCCGTTCAAGGTTGTTCGCACTGGTCTCTCTGATGCCTCCGGCGTCGCTTCATTACTTGGTACCACCGAAGTTGCCATCGTTGAGGCACCCGAAGAGAAGGGCGCAGCCGGCGGCATGCCTGGAGGCATGGGCGGTATGGGCGGCATGGGTGGCGGTATGTTCTAA